The following DNA comes from Dehalococcoidia bacterium.
CCCCCCCCCCCCCCCCCCCCGTATATGGAACAAGGCCGCCTGAAGGCAGCCTCGTTGGGCTCGTGACGGGTCGCCCCCCCACGAGGTGGTGTTGCCTGTGAGTATCGACAACGACACCAATTGTCAATGCTGATGAGCATAATTGATAGGCGAACGGGGATCACTGCGCTCTCAGGATGACCGCGCCTTCGCCAGCGTCACCAACTCGCCCACCACCTCGACGCGTCCGAACGACGGCACGAGGTACGTGCCCTGTACCATCGACCGGCACGCTTCCAGCAGCTCACGCGCCTGCGTGATGCCCTCCGCGATGCCGTTCTCGCCCGCCAGGCGCATGCGCTCGCGCACGTCGTCCGGCACGAAGACGCCCGCCAGCTCGTTGTGAATGAACTCGGCATGCCGATAGCTCTGCAGCGGCATGATGCCGACGAGCACGGGCACGCTGATCGCTCCGAGCCGCTCAAGAAAGTTCTCGAGCAGGCCGGCGCTGTAGATTTGCTGCGTCATCAGCGCGTCGGCGCCAGCTTCGAGCTTGCGCCGCACGCGGTCGACTTCCAGGTCGAGGTTGTCCGCGGTGGGATTCGCCGCGCACGCCACCCAGAAGTCCGTCCCCTTGCCGATCGAGTTGCCGGCCCAGTCCGTGCCGCTGTTGAGTTGCTTGAGGATCTTGATGAAGCCGATCGAGTCGACGTCCCACACGCCCGTCGCCCGCGAGTAGTCACCCGACGACGGCGGGTCGCCCGTCAACGCGATCACGTTGCGAATCCCCAGCGCGTGCGCGCCGAGCAGGTCGCTCTGGATCGCCATCAGGTTACGGTCGCGCGACGTGAAGTGAATGATCGGCTCGATGCCGCAGCGCTGCTCGACGAGCACCGCCAGCGCGATCGCGCTCATGCGCACGCGCGCCATCGGGCTGTCGCCAATGTTGATCGTGTCGACGCCGAGGTCCTTCAGATACGCCGCGCCTTCCAGCACCTTGCGCGGGTTGAGTCCGCGCGGCGGATCAAGCTCCACGCTGACGACGAACTCGCCTGCGGCCAGCTTCTGCCGCAGTGTGCGTCGCTTTTCGCCTTCATCAGCCTTCTGCGGCGCCGGCGCGACGGCCGGCACGGCGATCTGCGTCTTCGCGCGGCCGCGCGTGTTCCATTCGCCCGCGAGCGCTTCGCGCATGCGCGACGTGTGCTCCGGCGTCGTCCCGCAGCAGCCGCCGATGATGTTCGCGCCCGCCTCGACGAGCTTGCGCGTGTACTCGGCGAAGTATTCCGGCGTCGATGGATACACGAGGCGCCCGTCCATGAAGCGCGGCAGTCCCGCGTTGGGCATCGCCGACACGCGGATCGCCGTGTTTGCCGACATCTGCTCCACGACTTCCAGCGCCGACTGCGGCCCCAGGCTGCAGTTGATCCCCGCGACCTCGGCGCCTAACGACGCGGCGACGTTCGCCACCTCGTCAGGCGGTTCGCCGCCGATCGTCCGCCCGTCGCGCTGGAACGTCATCTGCGCGACGATCGGCA
Coding sequences within:
- a CDS encoding bifunctional homocysteine S-methyltransferase/methylenetetrahydrofolate reductase; translation: MKHPFTKALEERVLLADGAMGTLLHTRGVPQSACLEAQVIDGADIVRRIHEDYIAAGADIIETNTFGGNRYRLAKHHLEGKVHEINFRAAKLARDAREISGHPVFIAGAVGPTGRMLKTLGDIKPQEVRDAFREQVDALLEQGVDLFILETFPDILELTEAIGAIKAACDLPIVAQMTFQRDGRTIGGEPPDEVANVAASLGAEVAGINCSLGPQSALEVVEQMSANTAIRVSAMPNAGLPRFMDGRLVYPSTPEYFAEYTRKLVEAGANIIGGCCGTTPEHTSRMREALAGEWNTRGRAKTQIAVPAVAPAPQKADEGEKRRTLRQKLAAGEFVVSVELDPPRGLNPRKVLEGAAYLKDLGVDTINIGDSPMARVRMSAIALAVLVEQRCGIEPIIHFTSRDRNLMAIQSDLLGAHALGIRNVIALTGDPPSSGDYSRATGVWDVDSIGFIKILKQLNSGTDWAGNSIGKGTDFWVACAANPTADNLDLEVDRVRRKLEAGADALMTQQIYSAGLLENFLERLGAISVPVLVGIMPLQSYRHAEFIHNELAGVFVPDDVRERMRLAGENGIAEGITQARELLEACRSMVQGTYLVPSFGRVEVVGELVTLAKARSS